The region GTCACCCAAACACAATCCGTGCACAGCTTCAATCCGCTGCTGACCATTTCGACAAAGAAATTTTGGCATGGAAGACGCAGATTGAAGTAAACAGAAAACAGCTGAAATTGATCGAAGAAATCAACAACTCCCAGACTCGTTCTTCTGAGGATGTTGATTCTATGGATTTATGTTCCATtgatttttcccgcgaaacgGTGCAGAAGTGTAAGCACTTTGATGAAAAGACCTTCCAGTCTTGTCAAGAACTTTTGCCAGACAGTCACATTGATGACACAGACCTGTTTAACGTTTCcgaaatattgaagaaagagAGACTCCCTTTCTACAGGTTAGTGAACTTGACGATTCGGTCCCGTTTTTTAAAACTAGAAAAGAGACTGATGTATTGGGTATCTGTAAGTAGTTATTGCAATGCTATTTTGTGTTAGATCGTTGCATCAGTGATACAGATTTCCTTCTTTGTGAATGTGATATCTTAAGAGCAcggatattctagaactaaaGGGTTAAATGCCAGTCCTTGTTGTTGTGTTATAAAATTATCTACAAATATGAGGAAATGTGTCACCTAAAAACCTTAATAAAAATTTCCAGacctgcaatcttggacaaaataagatGGAACAGCAAAACCCGTTCCACCCAAATCAAGGTTGAAgcgccaaaacgcgccattttcccatccttgATTTCGGGGGCGGGGGGATAAATTTCCCATTTATTCTTTCCCAGACTGTGGTTTTAGCTGATTAGGAAGCAGATACATTTGCACCAAAGAATCTCAAAAAATGAAAAgtgatttgatttattttatccATCATAGCCCATAATAGggtatttccttttttgtgcTTATTTCTTCTAACCAGAATAGTGGGAGATAATGTTGACCTAGAACAGAGAGCAAGAATTCAGAGCCACAAGACAACCAATAAGTCTCTTCACTGGTTCCAGATATACGCTGTAAAAGACAGGGTGACTTCAGACAAGCCCCTATCGGACCATCCACAAAAGAGCTTGGCCGATCTTCAAATGAGGGAATTCTTGCCCACACAGGATGTACACAGTTCATTGCTCAATGACTTCACCATTATTATCCCAAGGATTCTTATCCAGTACTTACCAGCATATAAGCCATTCATGAAAGCCGTTAACTTTCACATCCCTCATGCCCATTCAGCAGAGATGCTGCAAAAATCTGAGGTGGTATGtgttaaaagttaaaagaaaaaattaaatggtaaagctatttttttttttgtttcaagataCACATTACTGGAAATAGAGGACAGTGgtgtgtttatttattcatagAGCATACTCTTCTTCTTCATACTCTATAATTTCAAAGTCAAACCATTGAGGTGCCTTGGTATTTTGCAAGCTTAAGGATCAATATCTAACTTCTgggtttttattattttattttattttgtctttaatttgtAGTGCTCCTTGGGTCTGGAATTTCTTAATTCAAATAAAGCTGCAGAAATGGCAGAAATTCTGAAGAACGTCCACCACAATTTTGTACCAAAAACAGAAGTTTGCAACCAAACAGAAGTATTGCAGAAAGTATTCTTGGATGGGGATCAGCTCACTGAAGAGAGGGCCAGGAATGCACAATTAGCCAACACCCTGGCTGATACACCATATGAGCGTTTGAGTGGCCTCGAAACAGCTTTCGCTGATTGGCACTTGGGCAAGAACCTTCTTATGGTTAGTATACAAAGCCAGCAtgttaataatataatataatataataataataataatacttttagCTCCAAAATAAGTTGTTTACGtgtttattaatattgttttttaagATATATTTTCAGTTGCTTGTCAAAGAGGATTCAGCAGCAGAACTGGGGACTAGTTATTCCTCAATGAACCGAAATGGCAAGACAAATGCTAAGAAAGGGCCAGAAAGAGACTATAATGCCTACAAGGAATTTTTTGACCGCGAGAGTGAAGCTCATGTCCTTGCTAAATGGATGAACTTTGCTGGAATTAACAACATTGAAGGTTTGATATTAGGAAACTTGCTGTCACTTGCAGAGTtaagaataaattaaataaatttttcaaCATAAATCTTTGGATCATGGTAACTGAACATACCTCATCTGTTTCTTAAGAAGTAACAAATTGTTATGCAACACTTAATTACCTTTTAGATAAACCCCTTAAAAGACCCATACCTACAGAGGTGGAGAAATGGACTGTGGCTGAAAAGTCAAACTGGATTCATACAGCAGTTAAAGACTTTCTCAGTGAGATCTTTCTGAGACCAAATGACCTAGCTGAGATGGTTGATCAGTTAGATGCTGCCCATAAAGAAGGTTTTCAGTGCCGAAGTCAAGGATGCCTTGCAGTGTTTCCCCTTCATTCAAGTAGGGTCAGGTCAGTGTTAGGATTTCACTTGTCTCTAAGTGCAATAATTTTACTTACAGACAAAGGAAATCCACATGTGCAAAAAATCTTTCATTTTAGACATGAGATATCACAGCACCCTGAACTAGACGTTGAGAGTGATGGTGATGCAGACAGAGACAGCTTGGGATATTACAAGTGCAGAGGTGGTGCCTGCCGCCAAGTCTTCACCACTAGTGCAACCAGAAAGAGGTATATTTACATGACATGGTTTAATGTTATCCCTTGTTTAACATTTACTTTCCTTCTTTAAAACTTAAGACCATACGTTAACATATCAAAAAACAGTTTAAGGAAACTAAAATCTAAACCTTTCCCAAAATTAAAGAACAACATAAACAACTGATTTTGGAAAGGCACCACTATAACCGAATTGCTACTTTGATTTGTGAATCAATAATTTCAGGCTTTCCAATAAGATAAATCTGTTTAGCAAACAAAACACTGTAAAAGAAAGATAAGTGTCAAGACACATTTCAACTGC is a window of Montipora foliosa isolate CH-2021 chromosome 5, ASM3666993v2, whole genome shotgun sequence DNA encoding:
- the LOC138002947 gene encoding uncharacterized protein, which codes for MDLFHRLGLSSHPNTIRAQLQSAADHFDKEILAWKTQIEVNRKQLKLIEEINNSQTRSSEDVDSMDLCSIDFSRETVQKCKHFDEKTFQSCQELLPDSHIDDTDLFNVSEILKKERLPFYRIVGDNVDLEQRARIQSHKTTNKSLHWFQIYAVKDRVTSDKPLSDHPQKSLADLQMREFLPTQDVHSSLLNDFTIIIPRILIQYLPAYKPFMKAVNFHIPHAHSAEMLQKSEVCSLGLEFLNSNKAAEMAEILKNVHHNFVPKTEVCNQTEVLQKVFLDGDQLTEERARNAQLANTLADTPYERLSGLETAFADWHLGKNLLMINPLKDPYLQRWRNGLWLKSQTGFIQQLKTFSVRSF